Proteins encoded in a region of the Dorea longicatena genome:
- a CDS encoding Fic family protein — protein MDKDPFKEYMKQSEPNKRDKGYAWHTAIGLQAVDGLKTSKYLIDTAIKNIEGDISIDEAQELLNTYYEENPKADIEDRTEEADKVAVRIAKILSEKAFSFTPNEYISIHKKLFTGIYGHAGKLRDYNITKKEWVLNGATILYGSASELRATLDYDFAEEKKFSYKNLSMEEIIHHLAFFVSRLWQIHVFGEGNTRTTAVFFIKYLRTLGFDATNDIFAENAWYFRNALVRANYNDLKNGVHETTEYLELFLRNLLLDEKNELHNRTMHISGRFAEVDIERVKVDIESTKVDIRNKLLSFSDTISEKTINHTVEIFSKCGKENCFGRTIVEEITGLKPSGASKLIKLLVDSEVIVPVTGHGKGKYRFQ, from the coding sequence ATGGATAAAGATCCCTTTAAAGAGTATATGAAACAATCAGAACCGAATAAAAGAGACAAAGGTTATGCCTGGCATACAGCTATCGGACTTCAAGCAGTGGATGGATTAAAGACTTCGAAGTATTTGATTGATACTGCAATAAAGAATATTGAAGGTGATATTTCGATTGATGAAGCGCAAGAACTTCTCAACACGTATTATGAAGAAAATCCAAAAGCAGATATAGAAGACCGTACGGAAGAGGCCGACAAAGTTGCCGTTAGAATAGCAAAAATTTTGTCGGAGAAAGCATTTAGTTTTACTCCGAATGAGTATATCTCTATTCATAAAAAGTTATTTACAGGGATTTATGGACATGCCGGAAAACTTAGAGATTATAATATCACAAAAAAAGAGTGGGTGCTGAATGGAGCAACGATTCTTTATGGAAGTGCATCAGAACTTCGTGCAACCCTGGACTATGATTTTGCAGAGGAAAAGAAGTTTAGTTATAAAAACTTGAGCATGGAAGAAATTATTCACCACCTGGCGTTTTTTGTATCAAGATTATGGCAGATACATGTATTCGGAGAAGGAAATACACGAACTACGGCAGTATTTTTTATTAAGTATCTTAGAACACTTGGATTTGATGCAACTAACGATATTTTTGCGGAGAATGCATGGTATTTTAGAAATGCACTTGTTAGGGCCAATTATAACGATTTGAAAAATGGTGTTCATGAAACAACCGAGTATTTGGAATTGTTTTTAAGAAATTTATTGTTGGATGAGAAGAATGAACTTCATAATCGTACGATGCACATTAGTGGAAGGTTTGCAGAAGTGGACATTGAAAGAGTAAAAGTGGACATTGAAAGCACAAAAGTGGACATTCGAAATAAATTACTTTCTTTCTCAGATACGATTTCAGAAAAAACAATAAATCATACAGTAGAAATATTTTCAAAATGTGGAAAAGAAAATTGTTTCGGAAGAACGATAGTTGAAGAAATTACTGGATTAAAGCCATCAGGAGCTTCCAAGTTAATAAAACTGTTGGTTGATAGTGAGGTAATCGTACCTGTAACAGGACATGGAAAAGGAAAATATCGGTTTCAATAA
- a CDS encoding phosphatase PAP2 family protein, with protein sequence MEIHILDMIQNLRTPIGDAVVPLITRLGDAGIVWIILTVLLLIIPKTRKTGVIMMAALLVDVLLCNVLIKNLAARTRPFDVNTAVQLLVAKPRDYSFPSGHTAASFASVTALYLAGEKKMWKAALVLAVLIALSRLYLYVHYPTDIIGGVIFGSLSGYLGYKIVEWIQKKKIK encoded by the coding sequence ATGGAGATACATATTCTTGATATGATCCAGAATTTAAGAACGCCAATAGGAGATGCGGTTGTTCCGCTCATTACCAGACTTGGAGATGCGGGAATCGTATGGATCATTCTGACGGTATTATTACTGATCATTCCGAAGACAAGAAAGACAGGGGTGATCATGATGGCGGCATTGCTGGTGGATGTGCTGCTCTGCAATGTGCTCATAAAGAATCTGGCGGCAAGAACCAGACCATTCGATGTCAATACAGCAGTACAATTATTGGTCGCAAAGCCGCGGGATTACTCTTTCCCGTCGGGACACACGGCGGCTTCCTTTGCTTCGGTTACGGCATTGTATCTTGCCGGGGAGAAGAAGATGTGGAAAGCGGCTCTTGTACTTGCGGTTCTGATTGCATTATCAAGATTGTACCTGTATGTGCATTATCCGACTGATATTATCGGCGGCGTGATATTCGGAAGTCTTTCCGGATATCTGGGATATAAGATTGTGGAATGGATACAGAAGAAAAAGATAAAATAG
- a CDS encoding TIR domain-containing protein produces the protein MPELKNYRLLISHSWKYSTQYDTILEWLNTASNFKWSNHSVSADNPFNTKTKTALKEQLTQQIRGCNAIIVVSGMYTLYSEWIDYEINEAIRMNKPIIAIKPWGNERVPLKIQNNATVLVGWNSASLISTIRNYAL, from the coding sequence ATGCCAGAATTAAAAAACTATCGATTACTTATAAGTCACTCATGGAAGTATTCTACACAGTATGATACTATTCTCGAATGGCTAAATACAGCTTCAAACTTTAAGTGGTCAAACCACTCAGTTTCGGCAGATAACCCATTTAATACGAAGACAAAAACTGCTTTAAAAGAGCAGTTAACACAACAGATACGAGGGTGTAATGCAATAATAGTAGTATCGGGAATGTATACTTTGTATAGTGAATGGATTGATTATGAAATTAACGAAGCAATACGAATGAATAAACCTATAATAGCAATTAAACCGTGGGGAAATGAACGGGTTCCTTTAAAGATACAAAATAATGCCACTGTTTTAGTTGGATGGAATTCTGCTAGTTTAATTTCAACTATAAGGAATTACGCTTTATAA
- a CDS encoding helix-turn-helix domain-containing protein, translating into MEFMTIKEAAEKWNLSVRRVQTICNEGMIEGAMKFGNTWAIPKNAVKPADKRIKSGKYIKS; encoded by the coding sequence ATGGAGTTTATGACTATTAAAGAAGCAGCAGAAAAGTGGAACCTATCAGTTAGAAGAGTGCAGACAATCTGCAATGAAGGAATGATAGAAGGGGCTATGAAGTTTGGTAATACTTGGGCTATTCCAAAGAATGCTGTAAAACCAGCGGATAAAAGAATTAAGTCCGGGAAGTATATCAAGTCCTGA
- a CDS encoding MFS transporter, producing the protein MIGMNFFYFEFGYSVGGSLVFWFTIMYGLGMLISEASFAWLSSKFTRNQIITAATIIKVIGYMLFMSVGYILPKSIVLLNIIGFLIFFSQGAFNMTIIVMLNNTIEYDEVRFHERHDSIISAVRSFATKLASAVDQAVVALILIISNIYAISQKNIIDERKYEELVAEIKSTNKK; encoded by the coding sequence ATGATTGGAATGAATTTCTTTTATTTTGAATTTGGATATTCTGTAGGCGGCAGTCTTGTATTTTGGTTTACAATTATGTATGGATTAGGAATGCTGATATCAGAGGCATCTTTTGCGTGGCTTTCCTCAAAATTCACACGAAATCAGATTATAACTGCAGCTACCATCATTAAAGTCATAGGGTATATGCTTTTTATGAGTGTAGGCTACATTTTACCAAAGAGTATTGTTTTACTGAATATCATCGGTTTCCTGATCTTCTTTTCGCAGGGAGCATTCAATATGACGATAATTGTCATGTTAAATAATACCATAGAGTATGATGAAGTCCGGTTTCATGAACGACATGACAGTATTATCTCAGCAGTAAGATCTTTTGCAACAAAGCTGGCCAGTGCAGTTGATCAGGCGGTTGTTGCGTTAATACTGATTATAAGCAATATCTATGCAATCAGTCAGAAAAATATTATTGACGAACGTAAGTATGAAGAACTGGTAGCGGAAATAAAAAGCACAAATAAAAAATGA
- a CDS encoding excinuclease ABC, A subunit yields MIERDLDVMKNADYMIDMGPGDGDAGGTIVAAGTPEDIMASEQSITEKYLKTERG; encoded by the coding sequence GTGATCGAGCGTGATCTGGATGTGATGAAGAATGCAGATTACATGATTGATATGGGCCCGGGAGATGGAGATGCCGGGGGAACGATTGTAGCAGCAGGCACGCCAGAGGATATTATGGCGTCAGAACAGAGCATAACCGAAAAATATCTGAAAACAGAAAGAGGATAA
- the rlmD gene encoding 23S rRNA (uracil(1939)-C(5))-methyltransferase RlmD produces the protein MKKGQVYEGIIESVEFPNKGRIYVPEEDRWVVVKNGVPGQKVRFSVNKIRKGKAEGRLLEVVEPSASEIPSACPHFGQCGGCTYQNLPYEEQLAMKNEQVKKMMDEAVNGEYIWEGIKPSPVRSEYRNKMEFSFGDEYKDGPLALGMHKRGSFHDIVNVTDCQIVDEDYRKILACTLECARESGLPYYHRMRHVGYFRHLLVRKAVKTGEILVDLVTASDTAELGVDPAEAMKKIQTFKDAWLEKMTAMNFDGTLVGILHTKNDSLADVVKDEGTEVLFGQDYFYEELLGLKFKITPFSFFQTNSLGAEVLYETAREYIGDTNEKVVFDLYSGTGTIAQILAPVAKKVVGVEIVEEAVEAAKENAKLNNLDNCTFWAGDVLKVIDELGEVPDLIMLDPPRDGVNPKALMKILNFGVERLVYIACKPTSLARDLEMIQGRGYKVEKISGVDLFPGTYHVETVCLLSKKCLV, from the coding sequence ATGAAAAAAGGACAGGTATACGAAGGAATTATAGAATCCGTGGAATTTCCAAATAAAGGGCGCATATACGTGCCGGAAGAAGACAGATGGGTAGTCGTAAAGAACGGCGTGCCGGGACAGAAAGTAAGATTTTCTGTGAATAAGATCCGGAAAGGAAAGGCAGAGGGACGCCTTTTAGAAGTGGTGGAACCGTCAGCAAGCGAGATCCCGTCAGCCTGTCCACATTTCGGTCAGTGCGGAGGGTGTACGTACCAGAATCTTCCATATGAGGAGCAGCTTGCGATGAAAAATGAGCAGGTGAAAAAGATGATGGATGAAGCGGTAAATGGTGAATATATCTGGGAAGGCATCAAACCAAGTCCGGTCAGATCCGAATACCGTAACAAGATGGAATTCTCATTCGGAGATGAATACAAAGACGGACCGCTGGCACTTGGCATGCACAAAAGAGGAAGTTTTCATGATATTGTTAATGTAACGGATTGTCAGATCGTAGATGAAGATTACAGGAAAATTCTTGCATGTACACTGGAATGTGCCAGAGAATCAGGCCTTCCATATTATCACCGCATGCGTCATGTCGGATATTTCCGCCACCTGCTGGTAAGAAAAGCAGTAAAGACAGGAGAAATCCTGGTGGATCTGGTCACAGCATCCGATACGGCAGAACTCGGAGTTGACCCAGCAGAGGCAATGAAAAAAATCCAGACATTTAAGGATGCATGGCTGGAAAAGATGACAGCAATGAACTTTGATGGAACATTGGTCGGAATCCTGCATACAAAGAACGACAGCCTTGCAGATGTCGTAAAAGACGAAGGAACAGAAGTCCTGTTCGGACAGGATTATTTCTACGAGGAATTACTTGGATTAAAATTCAAGATCACACCATTCTCATTCTTCCAGACTAATTCGCTGGGAGCGGAAGTCTTGTATGAGACAGCCAGAGAATACATCGGAGATACGAATGAAAAAGTTGTCTTCGATCTGTACAGTGGAACAGGAACGATCGCACAGATCCTCGCACCGGTTGCGAAGAAAGTGGTTGGTGTGGAGATTGTAGAAGAAGCGGTAGAGGCAGCAAAAGAAAATGCGAAGTTAAATAATCTGGACAATTGTACATTCTGGGCAGGCGATGTATTGAAAGTCATTGATGAACTGGGCGAAGTTCCGGATCTGATCATGCTCGATCCACCGAGAGACGGCGTGAATCCGAAGGCACTTATGAAGATCCTGAATTTCGGCGTGGAACGTCTGGTATATATTGCATGCAAACCGACCAGTCTGGCACGGGATCTGGAGATGATACAGGGACGTGGATATAAAGTGGAGAAGATCAGCGGGGTGGATTTGTTCCCGGGAACTTATCATGTGGAGACGGTATGCCTCCTCTCTAAGAAATGCCTAGTTTAA
- the istA gene encoding IS21 family transposase has protein sequence MTKYREILRLKSLGFSEKNIAQSCGVSRNTVAKVLKKAAEINLSWPLDFDMTDSALEELMFPKDKSATNKRMPNFDYIRKELLRNGVNKKLLWVEYCEECRMSSEEPLMYSQFCYYIQKDEEKRRATMHIPRKPGEQIEVDWAGDPAHIIDPDTGEITNAWIFVGVLTYSQYAFVKAYMNEKTDNWIKAHVQIFDFFGGVTPMLVSDNCTTAVNHKKSDWYNTALNTTYHEMAEHYNLAILPARVRKPKDKPNVEGSVGKISTWITAALRNEQFFSLAELNASIREKLDAYNARKFQKKECSRLSLFLGEEMPLLAPLPATPFELAEWKQATVQFNYHIAVDRMFYSVPYQYIKNKVDVRITDTTVEIFYNHNRIASHRRLYGRSGQYSTVTEHMPQEHQKYLEWNGDRFRKWADSIGINTSKVVDAILTSGRIEQQSYRSCMGLLKLAEKYSPEKLEQVCAKALSYSGKPSYKSIKNLLAATKDAPDTESESFQAVKPHGITRGARYYGGKKS, from the coding sequence ATGACCAAGTATCGTGAAATCCTACGCTTGAAAAGCTTAGGATTCAGTGAGAAGAACATCGCACAAAGTTGCGGTGTATCCAGAAACACAGTCGCCAAGGTTTTGAAAAAAGCAGCGGAAATCAATCTTTCATGGCCGCTGGATTTTGACATGACCGACAGTGCGCTAGAGGAGCTGATGTTTCCTAAAGATAAGTCGGCAACGAATAAACGTATGCCAAACTTTGACTACATCCGCAAAGAACTTCTGCGGAACGGCGTAAACAAAAAACTTCTCTGGGTAGAATACTGTGAGGAGTGCCGCATGAGCAGCGAAGAGCCTCTAATGTATTCTCAGTTCTGCTACTACATCCAGAAGGATGAAGAAAAACGCAGGGCTACCATGCATATTCCTAGAAAACCAGGTGAACAGATTGAAGTTGACTGGGCCGGTGACCCTGCTCACATCATTGATCCGGACACCGGAGAAATCACAAATGCATGGATATTTGTAGGTGTATTAACTTACAGTCAGTATGCTTTTGTAAAAGCATATATGAATGAGAAAACCGACAACTGGATCAAAGCTCATGTCCAGATATTTGATTTCTTTGGCGGTGTCACACCTATGCTCGTTTCTGATAACTGCACAACCGCAGTGAATCATAAAAAGAGTGACTGGTACAACACTGCCTTAAACACAACTTATCATGAGATGGCAGAACATTACAATCTTGCCATCCTTCCGGCCAGAGTCCGGAAACCCAAAGATAAACCGAATGTAGAGGGATCGGTAGGAAAGATATCCACATGGATAACAGCAGCCCTTCGCAATGAACAGTTTTTCTCTCTTGCAGAATTGAATGCTTCAATCCGTGAAAAACTGGATGCCTACAATGCCCGTAAATTCCAGAAAAAGGAATGTAGCAGACTCAGTTTATTTCTTGGGGAAGAAATGCCATTACTGGCTCCGTTGCCTGCTACACCTTTTGAACTGGCTGAGTGGAAACAAGCCACCGTCCAGTTTAACTATCACATCGCAGTAGACAGAATGTTCTACTCCGTGCCTTATCAGTATATCAAAAATAAGGTTGATGTGCGTATAACAGATACAACGGTTGAAATATTTTATAATCACAATCGTATTGCCTCTCACAGACGACTCTATGGACGAAGCGGTCAGTATTCTACAGTGACAGAACATATGCCGCAGGAACACCAGAAATATCTGGAATGGAACGGTGACCGATTCCGTAAGTGGGCTGATTCGATTGGAATTAACACAAGTAAGGTTGTCGATGCAATACTTACCTCCGGCAGGATTGAACAGCAATCCTACAGAAGCTGCATGGGATTACTGAAACTGGCAGAAAAATATTCGCCAGAAAAACTGGAACAGGTCTGCGCTAAGGCGCTCTCTTATTCCGGTAAACCCAGCTATAAAAGTATCAAAAATCTATTGGCTGCAACAAAGGATGCACCTGATACCGAATCAGAATCATTTCAAGCAGTAAAACCACATGGCATAACCAGAGGAGCCAGATACTATGGAGGTAAAAAATCATGA
- a CDS encoding TIR domain-containing protein, translating to MAHKCFISFKTEDMDYKKKIQEDMDIDMIDKSLDEPINSDDEDYIMRKIREDYLADSTVTIYLIGEYSAENSFLQDQTYIKRELQASLYNGENNTKNGILGIVLPSMYDKVYKGKEQCSVCGKNHNIVCINDNTTIKEFSYNYYIPKESGCSWSEDERYCVLVKWEDFKNDPETYIDNAFNKRKSEISKKTKVRP from the coding sequence ATGGCACATAAATGTTTTATATCTTTTAAAACAGAAGATATGGATTATAAGAAAAAGATTCAAGAAGATATGGATATTGATATGATAGATAAATCATTGGATGAACCCATCAATTCTGATGATGAAGATTATATTATGCGTAAAATTAGAGAGGATTATCTTGCTGATTCTACAGTGACAATTTATCTTATTGGAGAATATAGTGCTGAAAATTCATTTCTACAAGACCAAACATATATTAAAAGAGAATTGCAAGCATCTTTGTATAATGGTGAGAACAATACGAAGAATGGTATATTAGGTATCGTTTTACCTTCTATGTATGACAAAGTATATAAAGGTAAGGAGCAGTGTTCAGTATGTGGAAAGAACCACAACATTGTATGTATAAACGATAATACTACCATAAAAGAGTTTAGTTATAATTATTATATTCCTAAAGAAAGTGGATGTTCTTGGTCAGAAGATGAGCGTTATTGTGTTCTTGTCAAATGGGAAGATTTTAAAAATGACCCAGAAACATATATCGATAATGCTTTCAATAAGCGCAAAAGTGAAATATCCAAAAAAACAAAAGTTAGACCATAG
- a CDS encoding tetratricopeptide repeat-containing protein, which produces MSRKICFVAMGFGKKMDYRNSKEVDLDIIYKKVIKNLFDSLTEYELIRADEISGSEIIDVSMYSLLLKADLVIADITTMNENAIYELGIRHASKPFSTIIMMQESEKIPFDLNHCRILTYKDFGEVLDDEEAEKIKTNLHSFIKASEEQNIDSPLYTYLPNIVPPNISDRELDELLDTAKTKEETISNLVGKAEALKNESKFKESISEWKKLRDILPNNDYVVQQLALVQYKSKYPNATLALGEALNTIQSLNPKKSLDLETIGITGAIYKNLFKLNKNYDYLDEAINYYKKGFIIKNDYYNGENYSNCLLLKTQKPDLEVDEIEYLKFESKKVCREIISLLEENIRDNEINYWMYATLATCYLCLKDEKNYQKYEAEFLANTTIEWEIETYKNTIADTKKILMIE; this is translated from the coding sequence GTGTCTAGAAAAATTTGTTTTGTAGCAATGGGATTTGGTAAGAAGATGGACTATCGAAATTCTAAGGAGGTAGATTTAGATATCATTTATAAAAAAGTGATTAAAAATTTATTTGACAGCTTAACAGAATATGAATTGATTAGAGCTGATGAAATTTCTGGCTCAGAAATAATTGATGTTAGTATGTACTCATTATTGTTGAAAGCAGATTTAGTAATAGCTGATATTACAACGATGAATGAAAATGCAATATACGAACTTGGGATTCGACATGCATCGAAACCGTTCTCAACAATTATTATGATGCAGGAAAGTGAGAAAATTCCTTTTGACTTAAATCATTGTAGGATTCTCACCTATAAAGATTTCGGTGAAGTCTTAGATGATGAAGAAGCTGAAAAAATAAAAACAAATCTTCATTCGTTCATCAAAGCAAGTGAAGAACAAAACATTGATAGTCCACTATATACATACTTACCTAATATAGTTCCCCCTAATATATCCGATAGAGAATTAGATGAATTGCTTGATACAGCCAAGACAAAAGAAGAAACAATATCAAATCTTGTGGGTAAGGCGGAAGCCTTAAAAAATGAAAGTAAATTCAAGGAATCAATTTCTGAATGGAAGAAATTGCGGGATATATTACCAAATAACGACTATGTTGTCCAGCAATTAGCTTTGGTGCAATACAAATCTAAGTATCCTAATGCAACTCTAGCTCTTGGAGAAGCCTTGAATACTATACAATCTTTAAATCCAAAAAAATCTTTAGATTTAGAGACTATAGGTATCACTGGTGCTATTTATAAGAATTTATTTAAACTAAATAAGAATTATGATTACTTGGACGAAGCAATAAACTATTATAAAAAAGGATTTATAATAAAAAATGACTACTATAATGGTGAAAATTATTCAAACTGTTTATTACTCAAAACACAAAAACCAGATTTAGAAGTAGATGAAATCGAATATTTAAAATTTGAGAGCAAAAAGGTATGCAGAGAAATTATATCGTTACTAGAAGAAAATATTAGAGACAATGAAATAAATTATTGGATGTATGCAACATTAGCAACTTGCTATCTTTGTCTAAAGGATGAGAAAAACTACCAAAAATATGAAGCAGAGTTTTTGGCAAACACTACTATTGAATGGGAAATAGAAACATACAAGAATACTATTGCTGATACAAAGAAAATACTTATGATTGAATAA
- a CDS encoding NYN domain-containing protein: MEEQCYALLIDADNVSAKYIKPILTELSKYGIITYKRIYGDWTSTQHSSWKDELLTNSITPIQQFSYTQGKNSTDSAMIIDAMDILYTNDVDGFCIVSSDSDFTRLVSRLRESGKMVIGMGENKTPEPFRKACDKFTILENLMSEQNPGTTKNETSHDKRSKEKIEDAIIKMIIENQDINKPTGLGEVGSRLVSLYPDFDVRSYGYNMLSKFLEEFTRIQMVKHGNIVSVTLREDQDLKENIDSYVVQIVKKAGKAGVELSTLGNKMYEKYKDFKIRDYGYSQFNQYVKSLKHVRVEQEGTILKAVYKG, from the coding sequence ATGGAAGAACAGTGTTATGCACTGCTGATCGATGCGGATAATGTATCAGCAAAATACATCAAACCAATATTGACAGAGTTGTCAAAATACGGGATTATTACATACAAAAGAATATATGGAGACTGGACCAGCACGCAGCATTCGAGTTGGAAGGATGAACTTTTAACGAATTCAATCACGCCGATCCAGCAGTTTAGCTATACACAGGGGAAGAACTCAACTGATTCGGCTATGATCATTGACGCAATGGATATTTTGTATACCAATGATGTCGACGGTTTCTGTATCGTATCCAGTGACAGCGATTTTACAAGGCTGGTAAGCAGATTAAGAGAAAGTGGAAAGATGGTCATCGGTATGGGAGAGAATAAGACGCCGGAGCCATTTCGAAAAGCGTGTGATAAATTTACAATCTTAGAAAATCTGATGAGTGAACAGAATCCTGGAACCACAAAGAATGAGACATCACATGACAAACGTAGCAAGGAGAAGATTGAAGATGCGATCATCAAGATGATCATTGAAAACCAGGATATTAACAAGCCGACTGGACTGGGCGAAGTTGGAAGCCGATTGGTAAGTCTGTATCCGGATTTTGATGTACGTAGTTACGGATATAATATGTTGTCCAAATTCCTAGAAGAATTTACAAGGATACAGATGGTAAAGCATGGCAACATTGTGTCTGTTACTTTAAGAGAAGATCAGGATCTGAAGGAAAATATTGACAGCTATGTTGTGCAGATCGTAAAAAAAGCCGGAAAAGCAGGAGTAGAACTCAGTACACTTGGTAATAAAATGTATGAGAAATACAAAGATTTTAAAATTCGCGATTATGGATATTCCCAGTTTAACCAGTATGTGAAGAGTCTGAAACATGTACGGGTAGAGCAGGAAGGAACGATACTGAAGGCCGTGTATAAAGGATAA
- a CDS encoding MATE family efflux transporter — protein sequence MKDLTKGKPSALILSFALPIFLGNLLQLTYSLVDTRIVGSFLGEDALAAVGATSTLSGLIIGFLLGLSNGFAIITAQKFGAKNIADMKKSFAMSLVIGTGISILFTIAGLLFLKSILHFLNVPKHLVPVAKGYIAIIIAGLLATFLYDACAATLRAIGDAVTPLIILAISVALNIVGDLFFVVVLKTGVKGAAIATVLAQIIAFVICWIYMIRKYEILRLQKEDFKDPSPIMVKEMISAGMSMGFMSSLVNIGTLTLQTAINKLGKDIIIAHTAARKITEIFMIMFSVFGQTMATYCGQNVGAGKIDRVKRGIWLAIVYTAIWSGLTIIASYTIGGWLVYLVTGSHNKTVILNATNYLKFDTLFYIVTTLICILRNAMQGLGDHITPLISSGLEMAGKIVIAATLVPWLGYTGVIICEPIVWFIMVIPLLIQTFRMPVLRTEKTDGKI from the coding sequence ATGAAAGATTTAACGAAGGGAAAGCCCTCGGCACTGATACTAAGTTTCGCATTACCGATATTTTTAGGAAACTTATTACAGCTGACCTACAGTCTGGTAGATACCAGGATTGTCGGCTCGTTTCTGGGAGAAGATGCACTGGCAGCAGTAGGTGCGACCAGCACACTGAGCGGTCTGATCATCGGATTTTTACTGGGATTATCCAACGGATTTGCGATTATTACCGCACAGAAATTTGGTGCGAAGAACATCGCAGATATGAAAAAGTCCTTTGCAATGTCGCTTGTGATCGGGACTGGAATATCCATTTTATTTACGATAGCAGGACTGCTATTTTTGAAATCGATCTTACATTTCTTAAATGTGCCAAAGCATCTGGTTCCGGTGGCGAAAGGATATATCGCGATCATCATAGCAGGACTGCTTGCAACATTTTTATATGATGCCTGTGCGGCGACGCTTCGTGCAATCGGAGATGCAGTAACACCATTGATCATTCTGGCGATATCTGTAGCACTGAATATCGTGGGGGATCTGTTCTTCGTTGTGGTATTGAAGACTGGCGTAAAAGGAGCAGCAATTGCAACTGTACTGGCACAGATCATTGCATTTGTGATCTGCTGGATCTATATGATTAGAAAATATGAGATATTAAGGCTTCAGAAAGAGGATTTTAAAGATCCAAGTCCAATCATGGTAAAAGAGATGATAAGTGCCGGAATGTCGATGGGATTTATGAGTTCTCTGGTTAATATCGGTACTTTGACATTACAGACGGCGATCAATAAGCTTGGAAAAGACATTATCATTGCCCATACAGCGGCGAGAAAGATCACGGAGATATTCATGATCATGTTCAGTGTATTCGGACAGACGATGGCAACTTACTGTGGACAGAACGTGGGAGCAGGGAAGATCGACCGTGTGAAGAGAGGCATCTGGCTGGCGATTGTCTACACTGCGATCTGGTCAGGACTTACGATCATTGCAAGTTATACGATCGGAGGATGGCTGGTATATCTGGTAACCGGAAGTCATAATAAGACAGTAATCTTAAATGCAACAAATTATCTGAAGTTTGATACGCTGTTTTATATTGTGACTACCTTGATCTGCATTTTAAGAAATGCGATGCAGGGATTAGGGGATCACATTACACCACTGATTTCCAGCGGCCTTGAGATGGCAGGGAAGATCGTGATCGCGGCCACTCTGGTTCCGTGGCTTGGATATACGGGTGTGATCATCTGTGAACCGATCGTGTGGTTCATTATGGTAATCCCGCTTTTGATCCAGACATTCCGGATGCCGGTACTCAGGACAGAAAAGACAGATGGAAAAATATAG